One genomic window of Vulpes vulpes isolate BD-2025 chromosome 11, VulVul3, whole genome shotgun sequence includes the following:
- the SGO1 gene encoding shugoshin 1 translates to MAKERCLKKSFQDSLEDIKRRMKEKRNKNLAEIGKRKSFIAAPCQIISNTSTLLKNYQDNNRMLVLALENEKSKVREAQDIILQLRRECYYLTCQLYALKEKLTSQETEETSQNREVCPSGMDSNNDNNLGDLSVKDLPQVPLQEAHLPEQGESFQIEEQILVSQHSLEFDLDSEEDKSTYDNALPRTVSVRRSLKKRFNNLCQFNALDGFEISHFSQQPSESERIRCEDPLVNMHISENVEQNVCQWNKDQMNLSPKLTDPGRPNKTKENILQHKFEQAKNKHRGAQGRKEEKRKANRRRKSKSGSKYKGSKSENKKTVSKKKLDESVTSNDAYNFNLVEGIHLTPFRQKMSSDSNREENNKEFEVSICESSDSGDDSDDLYLPTCKYSQDLSSEPDSPVARSRPKRTQKYRNEKEMEDSKLTQTPISALPENHCSTHFGLKDITNVPLYPEAKIRKLSLSPKMKESPAVSLPKRRCAVSMNYKEPTLASKLRRGDPFTDLCFLNSPIFKQRKDSRRSSKKKV, encoded by the exons ATGGCCAAGGAAAGGTGCCTTAAAAAGTCCTTTCAAGATAGTCTTGAAGACATAAAGAGAcggatgaaagagaaaaggaataaaaatttggCAGAGATTGGCAAACGAAAGTCTTTTATAGCTGCGCCATGCCAAATAATCT cTAACACTTCTACACTGCTAAAAAACTACCAAGACAACAACAGAATGTTAGTTTTAGCTTTGGAAAATGAAAAGTCTAAAGTGAGAGAAGCCCAAGATATCATCTTGCAACTGAGAAGAGAATGTTACTATCTCACGTGTCAGCTGTATGCATTGAAAGAAAAACTGACTTcacaagaaacagaagaaacttCTCAG AACCGAGAAGTATGTCCCTCTGGAATGGACTCCAATAATGACAACAACCTTGGGGATTTATCTGTGAAGGATTTACC ACAAGTTCCTCTTCAGGAAGCTCACCTTCCAGAACAAGGAGAATCATTCCAAATAGAag agcAAATACTTGTTTCTCAACATAGCCTGGAATTTGATTTGGATTCAGAGGAAGATAAATCTACTTACGACAATGCTTTACCTAGAACAGTATCTGTCCGTCGAAGTTTAAAGAAACGTTTTAACAATCTATGTCAGTTCAATGCCTTGGATGGTTTTGAAATCAGTCATTTCTCACAGCAGCCCTCTGAATCCGAAAGAATTAGATGTGAAGACCCACTAGTAAACATGCATATATCTGAAAATGTGGAACAAAATGTTTGTCAATGGAATAAGGATCAAATGAACTTATCACCAAAGCTGACTGACCCAGGAAGAcctaataaaacaaaagaaaacattttacaaCATAAATTTGAACAAGCTAAAAATAAGCATAGAGGTGcacaaggaagaaaagaggagaaaagaaaagctaacaGAAGGAGAAAATCAAAATCTGGATCAAAGTATAAAGGgagcaaaagtgaaaataaaaagactgtttccaaaaaaaaattggatgaaTCTGTCACTTCCAATGATGCTTACAATTTTAATTTGGTAGAAGGTATTCATCTCACCCCTTTCCGACAAAAAATGAGCAGTGATTctaacagagaagaaaacaataagGAATTTGAAGTGAGCATCTGTGAATCAAGTGATTCAGGAGATGATTCTGATGACCTTTATTTGCCCACTTGCAAGTACAGTCAAGATCTCTCCAGTGAACCAGATAGCCCAGTTGCCAGGTCTCGAcctaaaagaacacaaaaatatagaaatgaaaaagagatggAGGATTCTAAGCTTACACAAACTCCTATCA GTGCGCTACCTGAAAATCACTGCTCAACTCATTTTGGCCTGAAGGATATCACCAATGTCCCCTTATATCCTGAAGCGAAAATCAGaaaactttctctttctccaaaaatgaaagaaagcccAGCAGTGTCTCTGCCAAAGCGCAGGTGTGCAGTCAGTATGAACTATAAGGAACCCACACTCGCTTC GAAACTGAGAAGAGGAGACCCTTTTACAGATTTGTGTTTCTTGAATTCTCCTATTTTCAAACAGAGAAAGGATTCCAGACGcagttctaaaaaaaaagtatga